In Aureibacillus halotolerans, the genomic window ACAGTGTGTTTGTGATGAAAATGCCACTGAATTTAGCGGTCTTGTCACCTAATCGAGCGGAGGACGTGATGAATGTATATCCTGACGAGTCGTTTGTCATTGGTGGCCACTCATTAGGTGGTGCAATGGCGGCTCGCTTTGCCCATGATCACGTCGATCAGCTCGCAGGCGTTATGCTATTAGCCTCCTATGCGGATGAGAGTGGGAGACTAGATACGACAGGATTACCGGTTTTAGCGATCACTGCCACCAATGATCAGGTGATGGATCACGACATGTTTGCCGCCAATCGTAAATTTCTTCCTGAGGATACGTTGTTTTATGAGGTAGAGGGAGGAAATCATAGCCAGTTTGGCAGTTATGGCCATCAGGACGGAGATGGGGAAGCGTCTATCAGTTCAAAAGAACAAACAGCCATTGTTGCTACAACCATTATAAGTTGGCTTGACAATATTTAATTGCATAGACGTTAGGACCATGGTAATCTAGTTATAATTCAAAAAGAAGGCGAGGG contains:
- a CDS encoding alpha/beta hydrolase, with amino-acid sequence MRKMRRRVWILWGILVVLIGIAIGLSIYLKPYEATAAALQAMEGSESVSVLEEDHWYHFAPQSKKDLSVLFYPGGLVTPQSYAPLGLQLAEEGYSVFVMKMPLNLAVLSPNRAEDVMNVYPDESFVIGGHSLGGAMAARFAHDHVDQLAGVMLLASYADESGRLDTTGLPVLAITATNDQVMDHDMFAANRKFLPEDTLFYEVEGGNHSQFGSYGHQDGDGEASISSKEQTAIVATTIISWLDNI